The DNA region TCACCGGCATCCTCGATTCCCTGCAACAGCAGCGCACCCTCGACAGCGAAGGAACCCCATGACCGTCACCCATCACGTCCGCGTCCACCGCTCCGAAGAGGATCTGCCCCGCGAGGAGCAGCTGGCCTGGAAGATCGCGCAGGTCGCCGTCGACCCCGTCGAGGTCGACCCCGAGGTCACCGCGATGATCATCAACCGCATCATCGACAACGCGTCGGTCGCAGCGGCATCCCTGACCCGCGGCCCGATCGTCGCGGCCCGAGCGCAGGCGTTCAGCCATCCCGTCTCCACCGGCGGCAGGGGCGCGACGATCTTCGGCGCGAAGCTCGACGAGCGCACCAGCCCCGAGTGGGCCGCGTGGGCCAACGGCGTCGCCGTGCGCGAGCTCGACTACCACGACACCTTCCTGGCCGCCGAGTACTCGCACCCCGGCGACAACATCCCGCCGATCCTCGCCGTCGCCCAGCACGCGGGCTGCGACGGGCGCGCGCTCGTGCGCGGCATCGCCACCGGCTACGAGATCCAGGTCGACCTCGTGCGCGCCATCTCGCTGCACGCCCACAAGATCGACCATGTCGCCCACCTCGGCCCGTCCGCCGCGGCGGGCATCGGCACCATGCTGGATCTCCCCGCCGAGACCATCTACCAGGCCATCGGTCAGGCGCTGCACACCACCACCGCCACCCGGCAGAGCCGCAAGGGCGAGATCTCCACATGGAAGGCCCACGCCCCGGCCTTCGCCGGGAAGATGGCCGTCGAGGCCGTCGATCGAGCCATGCGCGGTCAGACCAGCCCGTCGCCCATCTATGAGGGCGAGGACGGCGTGATCGCCTGGATGCTGGACGGCCCCGACGCCTCCTACGACGTGCCGCTGCCCGCCGCCGGCGAGCCCAAGCGCGGCATCCTGGACACCTACACCAAGGAGCACTCCGCCGAGTACCAGGCGCAGGCCATCATCGATCTCGCCCGGCGTCTGGGCACCGCACGGCCCGAGCTGCGCGATCCCGCCAACATCGCCTCGATCGTGCTGCACACCAGCCACCACACGCACTACGTGATCGGCTCGGGGGCCAACGACCCGCAGAAGTACGACCCGACCGCCTCCCGTGAGACGCTGGATCACTCGGTGCCGTACATCTTCGCCGTCGCCCTGCAGGACGGCACGTGGGATCACGTCGACTCCTACCTTCCCGAGCGCGCGCAGCGCGAGGACACGGTCGCCCTGTGGCACAAGGTCACCACGGCGGAGGATCCGGAGTGGACGCGCCGGTACCACTCCACGGATCCGGCCGAGAAGGCCTTCGGCGGCCGTGTGGAGATCACCCTCGTCGACGGCTCGCAGGTCGTCGAGGAGATCGCCGTCGCCGACGCGCACCCGCTGGGGGCCCGCCCGTTCGGTCGAGAGCAGTACATCCGCAAGTTCCGCATCCTCGCCGAACCCGTGCTGGAGCCGGCCGAGATCGAGCGGTTCCTGGCGCTCGTGCAGCGCCTGCCCGAGCTGACCGCCGCCGAGGTGGCCGAGCTGTCCATCATCGCGAAGCCGGGTGTCCTGGCATCCGCCCCCGAGGCCCCGAAGGGACTCTTCTGATGCTGTACTCACAAACCCCCGCCCCCGAGAAGCGCCGCCTGCTGCGCGAGCGGCTCGGGACCGGCGAGCTGCTG from Microbacterium soli includes:
- a CDS encoding MmgE/PrpD family protein codes for the protein MTVTHHVRVHRSEEDLPREEQLAWKIAQVAVDPVEVDPEVTAMIINRIIDNASVAAASLTRGPIVAARAQAFSHPVSTGGRGATIFGAKLDERTSPEWAAWANGVAVRELDYHDTFLAAEYSHPGDNIPPILAVAQHAGCDGRALVRGIATGYEIQVDLVRAISLHAHKIDHVAHLGPSAAAGIGTMLDLPAETIYQAIGQALHTTTATRQSRKGEISTWKAHAPAFAGKMAVEAVDRAMRGQTSPSPIYEGEDGVIAWMLDGPDASYDVPLPAAGEPKRGILDTYTKEHSAEYQAQAIIDLARRLGTARPELRDPANIASIVLHTSHHTHYVIGSGANDPQKYDPTASRETLDHSVPYIFAVALQDGTWDHVDSYLPERAQREDTVALWHKVTTAEDPEWTRRYHSTDPAEKAFGGRVEITLVDGSQVVEEIAVADAHPLGARPFGREQYIRKFRILAEPVLEPAEIERFLALVQRLPELTAAEVAELSIIAKPGVLASAPEAPKGLF